A single genomic interval of Hemibagrus wyckioides isolate EC202008001 linkage group LG13, SWU_Hwy_1.0, whole genome shotgun sequence harbors:
- the LOC131363964 gene encoding legumain-like, protein MASKGKQWVLMAAGSKGWQDYSVQANVCHAYQVVHHNGIPDEQIVVMIYDDIAYNQQNPTPGNIINVPNGPNVYPGVLKDYTGEEVSADNFLAVLRGDSAAVKKTGPKKVIQSDENDSIFIYLTDHGNKGIFHFPNSTLYAHDLINTVKAMSKSHMFSKMVIYLESCLSGSMLDQLSESNVYAVSSCRPDEYTYACFFDKKRNTFLSDIFSFNWLRHMDTVKLTVTSFGDQFSYLEKHVSKDARKAGVTETPCNYGDKGMLKLMLSEFLGESPVSVSEVYTSQTLNVVEVCDVVETSDVPLIVQENKIKNEQDPEKRQILQKQYDDLKKKRKTVDEALQKIAERINASRALSEKREVTLTYELKVVAEHFRKNLFDWEKEPFVVTRSHLQVLVNLCESGLQVESITEAITHVSQEITF, encoded by the exons ATGGCCAGTAAAGGCAAACAGTGGGTTCTCATGGCAGCAGGTTCTAAAGGATGGCAAGACTACAGTGTCCAG GCCAACGTGTGTCACGCATACCAGGTCGTGCACCACAACGGCATTCCAGACGAGCAGATCGTGGTGATGATATATGACGATATCGCTTATAATCAGCA AAATCCCACTCCTGGAAACATCATCAATGTTCCAAACGGCCCAAACGTTTACCCCGGGGTTCTAAAGGACTACACCGGAGAG GAGGTTTCAGCTGACAACTTCCTGGCTGTTCTGCGTGGCGATTCGGCTGCTGTCAAGAAAACTGGACCAAAAAAAGTCATACAAAG tGATGAAAATGATTCAATCTTCATCTACTTAACAGACCATGGAAATAAAGGAATCTTTCACTTTCCTAACTCCACA CTTTATGCACATGACCTCATTAACACAGTGAAGGCCATGTCTAAGAGTCACATGTTTTCAAAG ATGGTGATTTATTTGGAATCGTGTCTTTCTGGATCGATGCTGGATCAGCTGTCTGAGAGCAACG TGTATGCGGTTTCTTCATGCAGGCCTGATGAATATACCTACGCCTGTTTCTTCGATAAGAAAAGAAATACCTTTCTCTCGGATATCTTCTCCTTTAACTGGCTACGCCACATGGACACG GTGAAACTCACCGTGACGTCGTTCGGAGATCAGTTTTCCTACCTGGAGAAACATGTGAGTAAGGATGCAAGGAAGGCTGGAGTGACCGAGACACCATGTAACTATGGTGACAAG GGCATGCTGAAGTTGATGCTGAGTGAATTCCTCGGAGAATCCCCCGTCTCCGTCAGCGAGGTCTACACGTCCCAGACCCTGAACGTTGTAGAAGTGTGTGACGTTGTAGAAACATCAGACGTTCCACTGATCGTTCAAGAAAACAAGATTAAAAATGAACAGGATCCAGAAAAAAGACAGATCCTGCAGAAACAATATGATGATCTTAAAAAA AAGAGGAAGACAGTGGATGAAGCGCTGCAGAAGATTGCAGAGAGGATAAACGCCTCACGAGCTCTGAGTGAAAAACGTGAGGTGACTCTCACGTACGAGCTCAAAGTCGTGGCTGAACATTTTAGGAAAAATCTCTTCGACTGGGAAAAGGAGCCG TTTGTTGTCACTCGTTCACATCTGCAGGTTTTAGTTAATCTGTGTGAGAGTGGCTTGCAGGTTGAAAG CATCACTGAAGCCATCACTCACGTGAGCCAAGAGATTACTTTCTGA